In Thalassotalea fonticola, a single genomic region encodes these proteins:
- a CDS encoding nitrous oxide reductase family maturation protein NosD, which produces MMRNILLYLMLTMAVINTATAQVWQVSTQDNLQQILDNTEDGDTVILAEGNYFGNFIINSGITLRGSNETIIDAMGKGNGIHLFSSNITIEDLTIINWGDDLTEQNSGIYSDKKAENILIQNNQLQGSGFGIWLQKAEHIKVLNNTIAGDTRLRSADRGNGIQLSMVKHVLVRGNNVSNTRDGLYIISSQENTLQDNTMHDLRYGIHYMYSHSNKVLNNLAYNTRAGYALMSSKHLIVSGNTSKNSEDYGFLMNFITSSTITDNVIENVWTKPENKVLGRDGKGLFVYNSAYNTISNNLINTSEIGIHLTAGSENTKVFGNSFINNPTQVKYVSNKKQEWSLDGKGNFWSNYLGWDMDNDNVGDVIFEPNDGIDKLVWQYPEMKMLMDSPAIVILRWVQRQFPILKPPGVKDSFPLMQSPHQVNTTSVAAIAELPDAQQ; this is translated from the coding sequence ATGATGAGAAATATACTGCTTTATTTAATGTTGACAATGGCTGTTATCAACACAGCTACAGCACAAGTATGGCAAGTTTCAACGCAAGACAACTTACAACAAATTCTCGATAATACCGAGGATGGCGACACCGTCATTTTGGCCGAAGGAAACTACTTTGGAAACTTTATTATCAACAGCGGAATTACGTTACGTGGTAGTAATGAAACAATTATTGATGCCATGGGTAAAGGCAATGGTATTCACCTTTTCAGCTCAAACATAACCATTGAAGACCTTACCATAATCAACTGGGGCGATGACTTAACCGAACAAAACTCAGGCATCTACTCAGATAAAAAAGCCGAGAACATTCTAATTCAAAATAACCAATTACAAGGCAGTGGCTTTGGTATTTGGTTACAAAAAGCTGAGCATATAAAGGTGCTCAATAATACCATTGCCGGCGATACCCGCCTACGTTCTGCTGATAGAGGTAATGGCATTCAATTATCTATGGTTAAACATGTACTCGTGCGTGGTAACAATGTATCTAATACCAGAGATGGCCTGTATATAATTTCTAGCCAAGAAAATACCCTGCAAGATAACACTATGCATGATTTACGCTATGGCATTCACTATATGTATTCGCATAGTAATAAAGTACTTAACAACCTCGCTTATAACACTCGCGCAGGTTATGCATTAATGAGTTCAAAGCATTTAATTGTGTCAGGAAATACCAGCAAGAATAGCGAAGACTATGGCTTTTTAATGAACTTTATAACCTCTTCAACAATTACCGATAACGTAATTGAAAATGTTTGGACCAAACCCGAAAACAAGGTATTAGGCCGTGATGGTAAAGGATTATTTGTTTACAACTCAGCCTACAATACCATTAGTAATAATTTGATTAATACCAGCGAGATTGGCATTCATTTAACCGCAGGCTCTGAGAATACCAAGGTATTTGGTAATAGCTTTATTAATAACCCAACACAAGTGAAATACGTTTCCAATAAAAAACAGGAATGGAGCCTTGATGGCAAAGGTAATTTCTGGAGTAATTATTTGGGTTGGGATATGGATAATGACAATGTGGGTGATGTAATTTTTGAGCCAAACGATGGCATTGATAAACTCGTGTGGCAGTACCCTGAAATGAAAATGTTGATGGACAGCCCGGCAATAGTGATTTTACGCTGGGTACAACGGCAATTTCCGATATTAAAGCCACCAGGTGTAAAAGACAGCTTTCCATTAATGCAGTCACCGCACCAAGTAAATACTACGTCTGTAGCAGCCATTGCAGAACTGCCAGATGCGCAACAATAA
- a CDS encoding nitrous oxide reductase accessory protein NosL, with the protein MKFLLQSTLIIITLSFFTACGEQAQQQIIHQAKAIESSDECHLCGMLITNFSGPKGELYRKDRGDKVHKFCSTRDMFSFYLDPENKRNVTTMYVHDMSKMPWNEPDDGYFIDAKTAWFVVDSEKTGAMGKTLASFSKQSDASAFALEFGGEVLDFSQVDQASLM; encoded by the coding sequence ATGAAATTTTTATTACAAAGCACTTTAATCATAATCACCCTATCTTTTTTTACTGCCTGTGGAGAGCAAGCACAACAACAAATTATTCATCAAGCTAAAGCGATTGAAAGCTCAGATGAATGCCATTTATGTGGCATGTTAATCACCAACTTCTCAGGCCCTAAAGGTGAGTTATACAGAAAGGACAGAGGCGATAAAGTCCATAAATTTTGTTCAACTAGGGACATGTTCAGTTTTTATTTAGATCCGGAAAACAAACGTAATGTGACCACTATGTACGTACACGACATGAGTAAAATGCCTTGGAATGAGCCAGATGATGGTTATTTTATCGATGCTAAAACAGCATGGTTTGTGGTTGACTCAGAAAAAACCGGTGCTATGGGTAAAACTCTGGCAAGTTTCAGCAAACAAAGTGATGCTTCGGCTTTTGCCCTAGAGTTTGGTGGTGAGGTACTTGATTTTAGTCAGGTAGATCAAGCGAGCTTAATGTAA
- a CDS encoding ABC transporter ATP-binding protein: protein MNTPLVSLQNVGKNYQQVAALKSVSMNLNQGEVLGLFGHNGAGKTTMMKLILGVISPSSGSVEVMGMAPDSKEAWHSRAKIGYLPENVSFYEQLTGLEVLTYFAKLKGYNKKTAIALLEQVGISHAMKRQVKTYSKGMRQRLGLAQAFIGEPKLLLLDEPTVGLDPIATSDFYSTVDQLKTNGSSVILCSHVLPGVEQHIDRAMILSSGKVLAAGTLSELRQHADLPVRIKPKGLNGAVSSDPKLKQFLTGKLDSQTLFVPEQDKLATLKQLLSYDAMNDVHVEPANLEQLYQHYLTKEVTTLEGDKS, encoded by the coding sequence ATGAATACTCCCTTAGTATCTTTACAAAATGTAGGTAAGAATTACCAACAAGTAGCGGCCCTTAAATCAGTTAGCATGAACCTCAACCAAGGCGAAGTGCTTGGTTTATTTGGTCACAATGGCGCCGGTAAAACAACAATGATGAAGTTAATTCTGGGCGTTATTTCTCCATCGAGTGGTAGTGTTGAAGTTATGGGTATGGCACCAGATTCTAAAGAGGCCTGGCATAGCCGCGCAAAAATTGGTTACCTGCCAGAGAACGTTAGCTTTTATGAACAGCTAACAGGTTTGGAGGTACTCACTTACTTTGCAAAACTTAAAGGCTATAATAAAAAAACAGCCATTGCCTTACTTGAACAAGTTGGTATCAGCCACGCAATGAAGCGCCAAGTTAAAACCTATTCGAAAGGTATGCGGCAACGTCTAGGCTTAGCCCAAGCATTTATTGGCGAGCCAAAATTATTACTGTTGGATGAACCAACAGTCGGCTTAGACCCAATAGCAACATCTGATTTTTATAGCACCGTTGATCAACTAAAAACCAATGGCTCTAGCGTTATCTTATGTTCGCATGTATTGCCAGGCGTTGAACAGCACATCGACCGAGCGATGATTTTATCTTCAGGTAAAGTATTAGCGGCAGGTACATTATCAGAGCTACGTCAACATGCTGACTTACCCGTTAGGATAAAACCGAAGGGCTTAAATGGTGCGGTTAGTAGTGATCCTAAGTTAAAACAATTTTTAACGGGCAAGCTTGATTCACAAACCTTGTTTGTACCAGAACAAGACAAGTTAGCAACATTAAAACAGTTACTTTCTTATGATGCGATGAATGACGTGCACGTGGAACCTGCAAACTTAGAGCAGCTTTATCAGCACTATCTGACAAAAGAAGTTACCACCCTTGAGGGAGACAAGTCATGA
- a CDS encoding ABC transporter permease — MMQIINVALKEFQDGLRNRWFLSITIIFTILSLGLTYFGGAASGSIGIASLSTTIASLASLAVFLIPLIALLISYDSFVGEQESGTLLLLLTYPLSKSQLLLGKFFGQGAIIALAILIGFGTSAALLYFQLDNSQVISSFALFICSAILLGLSFTAIAYLISLSVSEKSKAAGFALITWFIFALVFDLALLALLVGIDNGLSQQGLTQVMLLNPADIFRLVNLSGLDSSDLNGAVAIAINSSLSQTTLLSSMFAWVIVPLSLAIFILKKKTL, encoded by the coding sequence ATGATGCAAATTATCAATGTCGCATTAAAAGAATTTCAAGATGGCTTACGCAATCGTTGGTTTTTATCTATCACCATTATTTTTACTATTTTATCTTTAGGCTTAACCTATTTTGGCGGCGCTGCATCTGGCAGTATTGGCATTGCATCGTTATCTACCACGATAGCCAGTCTGGCCAGCTTGGCAGTATTTCTTATCCCGTTAATTGCTTTATTGATCAGTTATGACAGTTTTGTTGGCGAACAAGAAAGTGGTACCCTTTTACTGCTGCTAACTTACCCATTAAGCAAATCACAACTGTTACTAGGTAAATTTTTTGGTCAAGGAGCAATCATCGCGTTAGCTATATTAATTGGTTTTGGGACTTCCGCTGCGTTGTTATATTTTCAATTAGATAATAGCCAGGTTATTAGCAGTTTCGCCTTATTTATCTGCAGTGCTATTTTGCTTGGTTTGAGTTTTACTGCTATCGCTTATTTGATCAGCTTATCTGTAAGTGAAAAATCAAAGGCAGCAGGCTTTGCGTTAATCACCTGGTTTATATTTGCCCTGGTATTTGATTTAGCACTATTAGCCTTATTAGTAGGAATTGACAACGGCTTAAGCCAACAAGGTTTAACGCAAGTAATGTTGTTAAATCCAGCGGATATTTTTCGCTTAGTGAACCTTTCAGGTTTAGATAGTAGTGATCTGAATGGCGCGGTCGCTATTGCAATAAACTCTAGCTTGTCACAAACCACGTTATTAAGTTCAATGTTTGCCTGGGTTATCGTCCCTTTAAGCCTAGCAATTTTTATCCTCAAGAAGAAAACTCTATAA